A genomic region of Paramormyrops kingsleyae isolate MSU_618 chromosome 19, PKINGS_0.4, whole genome shotgun sequence contains the following coding sequences:
- the nus1 gene encoding dehydrodolichyl diphosphate synthase complex subunit nus1 gives MALLYELAWRALHAILHLQRALVSWFRARLCSWNWRLWKRAVAALLVPVALGFQSRKKLGPPAARRGCRRPRWGADGRALEKLPVHVGLLITEEEPRCADIANLVVWCMAVGISYVSVYDNQGIFRRNNSRLMDEILKQQQELLGADSGKYSVEFLNDSTQTQENHTAFLCKAMVKVLSSDDGKHSIVAAARQLCRAVEQRERASKDIDVHMLDSMLRDSKHTPDPDLVLKFGPVDSTLGFLPWHIRLTEFISLPSHVDVSYEDFFSALQRYASCEQRLGK, from the exons ATGGCGCTGCTCTACGAGCTGGCGTGGCGGGCTCTGCACGCCATCCTCCACCTCCAGCGAGCGCTCGTCTCCTGGTTCCGCGCGCGCCTCTGCAGCTGGAACTGGCGGCTGTGGAAGCGGGCGGTGGCCGCGCTGCTCGTGCCCGTGGCCCTCGGCTTCCAGAGCCGCAAGAAGCTGGGGCCACCGGCGGCCAGGCGGGGCTGCCGCCGCCCTCGCTGGGGGGCGGACGGCCGGGCGCTGGAGAAGCTGCCGGTGCACGTTGGCTTGCTGATAACCGAGGAGGAGCCGCGCTGCGCGGACATCGCCAACCTGGTGGTGTGGTGCATGGCGGTGGGCATCTCCTACGTTAGCGTTTACGATAACCAGG GTATCTTCAGAAGAAACAATTCCCGACTGATGGACGAAATtctgaagcagcagcaagaacTGTTAGGTGCCGACAGTGGAAAATATTCCGTAGagtttttaaatgacagcaCCCAGACACAGGAGAATCACA cggCGTTCCTGTGCAAGGCCATGGTGAAAGTGCTGTCCTCGGACGACGGAAAGCACAGCATCGTGGCGGCAGCTCGACAGCTGTGCAGAGCAGTGGAGCAGAGGGAGAGAGCTTCCAAAGACATCGATGTCCACATGCTGGACTCCATGCTCAGAG ATTCAAAGCATACTCCGGATCCAGACCTGGTTCTGAAGTTCGGCCCAGTGGACAGCACGTTGGGGTTCCTCCCTTGGCACATCAGGCTGACGGAGTTCAT CTCCTTGCCCTCCCACGTGGACGTCTCCTACGAGGACTTTTTCAGTGCACTACAGCGCTACGCATCCTGCGAACAGAGGCTGGGCAAATGA